In a genomic window of Cystobacter fuscus DSM 2262:
- a CDS encoding bifunctional serine/threonine-protein kinase/formylglycine-generating enzyme family protein, producing MRQSTSNDHVTNAVNCLTDDVLVDLLDGRLLDEALARAHRHAAGCDACRLLLASVSRGGLGTGSDVPESSAPPGIGVEEPGLSWTPPGVFDEFRLERVLGKGGMGIVYLAHDTSLDRRVAVKFIASSQPEPWVRAYFETEARAIARLQHPNVVNVFRVGEVNGHPYIVSEYVVGQSLAQLPLPVPWRRVLALGVGLARGLAAAHRQGVLHRDIKPSNVLLTGEGEVKLLDFGLAESFEPGAAAPSSSMNQLAGTRPYMAPELLKRAPATPRSDLYALGVVLHELCTGELPPRVGSGAEVDPDFVAIIARCLAHEPLERFASAEALCEALERLEWLSAPAPLAASNPYRGLAPFEAEHRALFFGRDADIHAVLERLRHRPLVLVAGDSGAGKSSLCRAGVLPRMEAAPRDGIRELTTVTLWPGHRPLEALAAALAPVLGQGEEELFTMLEQTPAWLGRALREAHQDGRGLVLFVDQLEELITLSDPVQAAHFARRLGELALPSSGVRVLLAVRGDFLTRLCALPGLGEEAERALYVLRPMSPEGVREAIVGPARGQGVAFESAELVQTLVESTAYGAGSLPLLQFALAELWERRNPAGGRITRAALEEMGGVAGALSRHADGVLARLSPTEHEAARSLLLRLVTGEGTRVERTEAELVEDSEGASRAALRALIEGRLLHARTAGGQPRCEIAHDSLIDSWGTLRGWLDDDIGHRAVRKRLEAASVEWERLLRAREALWGQRQLDEASPLAPSTLGPRERAFLLASHRAVTLQRWRRWLAALVIALAFAAVWGVPRLRDARFVAALVDTAREQLVTGRALAQKASTRREEAMALFDGRPSLANGPKALRGPDELRKAAEKRWDEALALRDQAQAAYARASQFLDQALDRDRAHEETRRLIAEMTYERVLLAERFHQQRERDEWAQHLMRWGVTGTSNEGSEWRQRLLAPAELELVTEPPGARVKLERYTDVQGTGHLEPVVAEDDLGPTPLSRLELPAGSYLLHVTHPGRVPVRVPLLLTRGAHEKVRLVLPTSVPAGHVYIPPGCFLLGSAEPEEVRTFMLSSPLHRLCLQEGYLIGQREVTFGDWLAYLDSLPADAPARRILEQPRFSPTGAITLRRQPGTGWIFSFYRSSEDVFSAKEGETFHYPGRTRRDTADWRRFPLSGVSSEDLASYFYWLDRSGRLPGARLCTQNEWEYAARGADGRRYPHGDQLQPDDANIDTTYDRQPTAFGPDMVGSHPASVSPFGLEDMAGNAFELTRSVTPEFGRVVLRGGAWYYDDFGAHIANISVGDPTARDAAIGVRVCASFSP from the coding sequence ATGCGCCAGTCCACTTCCAACGACCACGTGACGAACGCCGTCAATTGCCTGACGGATGATGTCCTGGTGGATCTCCTCGATGGCAGGTTGCTGGACGAGGCGCTGGCCCGGGCCCACCGGCATGCCGCGGGGTGTGACGCCTGCCGGCTCCTCCTCGCCTCGGTCTCGCGGGGGGGGTTGGGAACGGGGAGCGATGTACCGGAATCTTCCGCTCCGCCCGGCATTGGCGTGGAGGAGCCGGGCCTGTCCTGGACACCGCCCGGGGTGTTCGACGAGTTCCGCCTCGAGCGTGTGCTCGGCAAGGGAGGCATGGGCATCGTCTACCTGGCGCACGACACCTCACTGGACCGGCGTGTGGCGGTGAAGTTCATCGCCTCGAGCCAGCCCGAGCCCTGGGTTCGTGCATACTTCGAGACCGAGGCTCGAGCGATCGCCCGGCTGCAGCACCCGAACGTCGTCAATGTGTTCCGCGTCGGCGAGGTCAACGGGCACCCGTACATCGTCTCCGAGTACGTCGTCGGACAGAGCCTCGCGCAGCTGCCGCTCCCCGTGCCGTGGCGCCGGGTCCTGGCGCTCGGCGTCGGCCTTGCCCGGGGGCTCGCGGCGGCGCACCGGCAGGGAGTGCTGCACCGCGACATCAAGCCTTCCAACGTCCTGCTCACCGGGGAGGGCGAGGTGAAGCTGCTCGACTTCGGCCTGGCCGAGAGTTTCGAGCCGGGCGCGGCCGCCCCCTCTTCCAGCATGAACCAGCTCGCCGGCACGCGGCCCTACATGGCGCCCGAGCTGTTGAAGCGTGCTCCGGCGACTCCCCGAAGTGACCTCTATGCCCTGGGCGTCGTGCTCCACGAGCTGTGCACGGGTGAGCTGCCCCCGCGGGTTGGAAGCGGAGCGGAGGTCGATCCGGACTTCGTGGCGATCATCGCGCGGTGCCTCGCGCACGAACCCCTCGAACGCTTCGCCTCGGCCGAGGCGCTGTGCGAGGCCCTCGAGCGCCTCGAGTGGCTCAGCGCCCCCGCGCCCCTGGCCGCCAGCAATCCCTATCGGGGACTGGCGCCCTTCGAGGCCGAGCACCGGGCGCTCTTCTTCGGACGCGATGCCGACATCCACGCCGTGCTCGAGCGCCTGCGCCACCGGCCGCTCGTCCTCGTCGCCGGGGACTCCGGCGCTGGCAAGTCCTCGCTGTGCCGCGCCGGCGTGCTGCCCCGGATGGAGGCGGCGCCGCGGGACGGAATCCGTGAGCTGACCACGGTGACACTGTGGCCCGGCCACCGCCCGCTCGAGGCCCTGGCCGCCGCGCTCGCGCCCGTCCTGGGCCAGGGGGAGGAGGAGCTCTTCACCATGCTCGAGCAGACGCCGGCCTGGCTCGGGCGGGCCCTGCGCGAGGCCCACCAGGACGGGCGGGGCCTGGTCCTCTTCGTGGACCAGCTCGAGGAGCTCATCACCCTGTCGGATCCGGTGCAGGCGGCGCACTTCGCCCGCCGCCTCGGCGAACTGGCCCTGCCTTCCTCGGGCGTGCGCGTGCTCCTGGCGGTGCGCGGTGACTTCCTGACGCGCCTGTGTGCGCTGCCCGGCCTGGGCGAAGAGGCCGAGCGGGCGCTCTACGTCCTGCGTCCCATGTCTCCCGAGGGGGTGCGCGAGGCCATCGTCGGGCCCGCGCGCGGCCAGGGCGTGGCCTTCGAATCCGCCGAGCTCGTCCAGACGCTCGTCGAGTCCACGGCGTACGGTGCGGGCAGCCTGCCCCTGCTCCAGTTCGCGCTCGCCGAGTTGTGGGAGCGGCGCAACCCGGCGGGAGGCCGCATCACGCGGGCGGCGCTCGAGGAGATGGGGGGAGTGGCCGGAGCGCTGTCGCGGCACGCGGACGGGGTGCTCGCGCGCCTGAGTCCCACCGAGCACGAGGCGGCGCGCAGCCTGCTCCTGCGGCTCGTGACGGGGGAGGGCACGCGCGTCGAGCGTACCGAGGCGGAGCTCGTCGAGGACTCGGAGGGGGCCTCCCGCGCCGCCCTTCGCGCGCTCATCGAGGGCCGCCTCCTGCATGCGCGCACCGCGGGGGGCCAACCACGCTGCGAGATCGCCCACGACTCGCTCATCGACAGCTGGGGCACGCTGCGAGGCTGGCTCGACGACGACATCGGCCATCGCGCGGTGCGCAAGCGGCTCGAGGCGGCGAGCGTCGAGTGGGAGCGCCTGCTGCGCGCCAGGGAGGCCCTCTGGGGGCAGCGTCAGCTCGACGAGGCGAGTCCGCTCGCGCCCTCCACCCTGGGCCCCCGCGAGCGGGCTTTCCTCCTCGCCTCCCATCGCGCCGTGACGCTCCAGCGTTGGAGACGCTGGCTCGCCGCGCTCGTCATCGCCCTGGCCTTCGCCGCCGTGTGGGGGGTGCCTCGCCTGCGGGATGCGCGCTTCGTCGCCGCCCTGGTGGACACGGCGCGGGAGCAACTCGTCACGGGCCGTGCCCTCGCCCAGAAGGCCAGCACGCGCAGAGAGGAGGCGATGGCGTTGTTCGACGGCCGGCCCTCCCTGGCCAACGGTCCCAAGGCCCTGCGGGGCCCCGATGAGCTCAGGAAGGCCGCCGAGAAGCGATGGGACGAGGCGCTCGCCTTGCGCGATCAGGCCCAGGCGGCCTATGCCCGCGCGAGCCAGTTCCTCGACCAGGCCCTGGATCGGGATCGCGCCCATGAGGAAACGCGCCGGCTCATCGCGGAGATGACCTATGAACGCGTCCTGCTCGCGGAGCGCTTCCACCAGCAGCGCGAGCGCGACGAATGGGCCCAGCACCTCATGCGATGGGGGGTGACCGGCACCTCGAATGAGGGCTCGGAGTGGCGCCAACGGCTCCTGGCCCCGGCCGAGCTCGAGCTCGTGACGGAGCCTCCCGGCGCACGCGTGAAGCTCGAGCGCTACACCGACGTGCAGGGCACGGGGCACCTCGAGCCCGTCGTGGCGGAAGACGACCTGGGCCCCACCCCCTTGTCCCGCCTCGAGCTGCCCGCGGGTTCCTACCTCCTCCACGTCACGCATCCGGGCCGGGTGCCGGTGAGAGTGCCCCTGCTCCTCACGCGCGGCGCCCACGAGAAGGTTCGCCTCGTGCTCCCCACCTCGGTGCCCGCCGGCCATGTCTACATCCCGCCGGGCTGCTTCCTGCTGGGCAGCGCCGAGCCGGAGGAGGTGCGGACCTTCATGCTCAGCTCGCCGCTTCACCGGCTCTGCCTCCAGGAGGGCTATCTCATCGGTCAGCGGGAGGTGACGTTCGGCGATTGGCTGGCCTACCTCGACTCGCTGCCCGCGGATGCGCCCGCGAGACGGATCCTCGAGCAGCCACGCTTCAGCCCCACCGGGGCCATCACGCTGCGGCGGCAACCCGGCACCGGGTGGATCTTCTCCTTCTACCGTTCGAGCGAGGACGTCTTCTCGGCGAAGGAGGGGGAGACGTTCCACTACCCGGGGCGGACGCGGCGCGACACCGCGGACTGGCGCCGGTTTCCCCTGTCCGGCGTCTCCTCCGAGGACCTGGCGTCCTACTTCTACTGGCTCGACCGCTCGGGGCGTCTGCCCGGAGCACGCCTGTGCACCCAGAACGAGTGGGAGTACGCCGCCCGTGGCGCGGATGGCCGCCGCTACCCGCATGGCGACCAGCTCCAGCCCGACGACGCCAACATCGACACGACCTATGACCGGCAGCCCACGGCCTTCGGGCCCGACATGGTCGGCTCCCACCCGGCCTCGGTGAGCCCCTTCGGACTGGAGGACATGGCCGGCAACGCCTTCGAGCTCACGCGCTCGGTGACCCCGGAGTTCGGGCGCGTCGTCCTCCGGGGCGGCGCCTGGTACTACGACGACTTCGGCGCGCACATCGCGAACATCTCCGTGGGAGATCCGACGGCACGCGACGCGGCGATCGGCGTGCGCGTCTGTGCGTCATTCTCTCCGTGA
- a CDS encoding DUF6531 domain-containing protein — translation MRYLPLAIAVSMVPWVSQACTLKFTSPGDGATVRSAAITVYGVGGADATEGDFGTVTATLNGASFFNYSGSFTAAVSFLQSRGVGVTLRPGQNFLFVSGSVGGCSATDTMTITYDPEVTQAKNKGAPPPESCHGNPINTAIGNKYQIESDYQSTTSPGLRFERSYNSFDGFWRHNYSARLVLAASSIRLIHADGREVEFARAGSTAIPAVDELGSLTESSGTWTYKSPDQETLQFDSQGRIISLQNFAGRSLTFTYADRTVTVASDTEQALSFTQDDRYQPLTLSAPGVSVQYNYDVQKRLISLSKSYGSTIVSRSFLYENMTYPRFLTGIVDEKGVRFASWSYDSAGRATSSSHGDGVENITVDYNADGSSTVTNEFGKKTTYRYQVIQGVKKVVAIEGEPSANCPASNSTYTYNTRGLLVSKTNNKGHVTTYNYNERGLEISRIDAFGTPQARTITTTWHPTLFLPATIAEPNRTTTYTYDDKGRPLSQSVSQR, via the coding sequence GTGCGTTATCTACCTTTGGCCATTGCAGTCAGCATGGTCCCTTGGGTCTCTCAGGCTTGCACTCTAAAATTCACCTCTCCAGGTGATGGTGCAACGGTCAGAAGTGCGGCAATTACTGTCTATGGTGTTGGCGGTGCCGATGCCACTGAAGGTGACTTCGGAACAGTCACTGCCACTCTGAATGGGGCATCTTTTTTCAACTACTCCGGATCATTTACCGCCGCCGTATCATTCCTTCAGAGTCGAGGGGTAGGGGTGACGCTTCGCCCCGGGCAGAACTTCCTGTTTGTGAGCGGAAGCGTAGGCGGCTGCTCTGCCACCGATACGATGACCATCACTTATGATCCCGAGGTGACCCAAGCCAAGAACAAAGGGGCGCCTCCTCCGGAGTCATGCCATGGCAATCCAATCAACACGGCGATCGGGAACAAATACCAAATTGAAAGCGACTACCAGAGCACTACGTCCCCGGGGCTGAGGTTTGAGCGCAGCTACAACAGTTTTGATGGGTTCTGGAGACACAACTATTCGGCCAGGCTGGTGCTTGCCGCTAGCTCCATACGGCTCATCCACGCAGATGGACGTGAAGTGGAATTTGCTCGCGCCGGTAGCACCGCCATCCCCGCGGTCGATGAGCTTGGCAGCTTGACTGAAAGCTCAGGCACTTGGACTTATAAGTCCCCTGATCAAGAGACTCTTCAGTTTGACTCTCAAGGGCGAATTATTTCGCTCCAGAACTTCGCGGGGCGAAGCCTGACATTCACCTATGCCGACCGGACTGTCACGGTCGCCAGTGATACGGAGCAGGCCCTCTCGTTCACTCAGGACGATAGATATCAACCGCTTACCCTTTCTGCTCCCGGTGTATCGGTTCAGTACAATTATGATGTGCAGAAAAGACTGATCTCACTATCAAAGTCCTATGGTTCAACAATCGTGAGCCGGAGCTTTCTGTACGAGAACATGACCTACCCGCGCTTCCTGACCGGCATCGTCGACGAGAAGGGGGTTCGCTTTGCATCATGGAGTTACGACAGTGCAGGCAGGGCTACTTCAAGCTCTCATGGTGACGGGGTTGAGAACATCACCGTTGACTACAACGCTGATGGCTCTTCCACGGTCACCAATGAGTTCGGCAAGAAGACGACCTATCGCTATCAAGTGATCCAGGGCGTCAAGAAAGTCGTGGCGATTGAAGGTGAGCCTTCGGCGAACTGCCCTGCAAGCAACTCGACCTATACCTATAACACCCGAGGCTTGTTGGTCAGCAAAACCAATAACAAGGGCCACGTCACCACCTACAACTACAATGAGCGAGGCCTCGAGATATCGCGTATCGACGCCTTCGGCACGCCGCAGGCACGGACGATCACTACCACTTGGCACCCTACCTTGTTCCTGCCAGCAACGATTGCCGAGCCCAACAGAACCACCACCTACACCTACGACGACAAAGGACGCCCACTCAGCCAGAGCGTAAGCCAGCGCTGA
- a CDS encoding ADYC domain-containing protein, which translates to MTAMKRYLLAWVCLQLPMMVHAGQPTPTSAAAPLSDAERYARRCQSQSPHRTVKPQGTMLWGTRRDWDVEKVTDERTGVLVSADLAPLRQADAQVKSLSLEGGRLVAAGKGVVGTVLQGTASDGKPVEVAICGAEPSPEDPAMVWYRIEAWNALAQEWENPCVALANVPDPRALAVSGTWNANGAHQKARGKLTFACENGAISKCIQWGYKPWASRDGQSMADLHQACTRMARADYCGNGRSHTHENTTIDMYDRLGVIARTTESSAQWDLSRASFEAAWAPDGATCLSRTRDGRALETVLKECPNRFRAGTALDLGKGDRCTLRRTDVNPESALLRNQSYEASKGTSAQGEGP; encoded by the coding sequence ATGACCGCGATGAAAAGGTATCTGCTTGCCTGGGTGTGTCTTCAGCTGCCCATGATGGTGCACGCCGGGCAGCCCACGCCCACGAGCGCGGCCGCCCCGCTGTCCGATGCCGAGCGCTACGCACGGCGGTGCCAATCCCAGTCGCCCCACCGCACCGTCAAGCCCCAGGGCACGATGCTGTGGGGAACCCGGCGGGACTGGGACGTCGAGAAGGTCACGGACGAGCGCACCGGTGTGCTCGTCTCGGCGGACCTCGCCCCCTTGCGGCAGGCGGATGCCCAGGTGAAGTCCCTGTCGCTCGAGGGTGGCCGTCTGGTGGCCGCGGGCAAGGGCGTGGTCGGCACCGTGCTCCAGGGCACGGCGAGCGATGGCAAGCCGGTAGAGGTGGCCATCTGCGGCGCCGAGCCCTCCCCCGAGGATCCCGCGATGGTCTGGTACCGCATCGAAGCCTGGAACGCGCTGGCCCAGGAGTGGGAGAACCCCTGCGTCGCCCTGGCGAACGTGCCCGACCCCCGGGCGCTCGCGGTGAGCGGCACCTGGAACGCGAACGGCGCCCACCAGAAGGCCCGGGGCAAGCTCACCTTCGCCTGTGAGAACGGCGCCATCAGCAAGTGCATCCAGTGGGGCTACAAGCCCTGGGCCAGCCGCGACGGGCAATCGATGGCCGACCTCCACCAGGCCTGCACGCGCATGGCCCGCGCCGACTACTGCGGCAACGGCCGCAGCCACACGCACGAGAACACCACCATCGACATGTACGATCGGCTCGGCGTGATCGCTCGGACGACCGAGTCCTCGGCGCAGTGGGATCTCTCGCGGGCCTCCTTCGAGGCGGCCTGGGCGCCCGACGGGGCCACCTGCCTGTCCCGGACCCGCGACGGCCGCGCGCTGGAGACGGTCCTCAAGGAGTGCCCCAACCGCTTCCGCGCGGGCACGGCGCTCGACCTGGGCAAGGGAGATCGCTGCACGCTGCGGCGCACGGACGTGAACCCCGAGTCAGCGCTGCTGCGCAACCAGTCCTATGAAGCCTCGAAGGGCACCTCCGCCCAGGGCGAGGGCCCGTAG
- a CDS encoding RHS repeat-associated core domain-containing protein → MDFRNYRLSVLALALAGTLSATSLQAAPRNWSYTYTATGQIKTADGPRTDVQDITRYAYDAQGHLTTVTNALGHVTQLSNFDTYGNPLTIVDPNGVTSTLTYTPQGWLASVGVGGSTTSFEYDAIGQTTKVTRGDGSWLAYTWDDARRLTKVTNNLGEQVEFDLDAMGNRTAQRIKDASNNLTQQQQWVYDELGRLLRSVGAGGQTHSQQYDLNDNPTTNTNPRQFSHTQAYDALDRLVSSTDPLNGVTALGYDAQDNLRQVVDPRGVTTRYEYDGLGNLTKLISPDTGTTTYLHDAAGNVIQKTDARGVVTTYSYDALNRITSRRYPATPTLNVQYHYDMTADGNKGIGRLTAVKDASGVFGYKYDERGNLVKQIRSVKVLGADQYDTLGYVYDAANRLTRIDYPAGFRIHYNRNAAGQVNRVGFAVGNAAPTALVSNISYAPFGPLKSLTWNNGVALTRTYDQNYQFTAQQVGNWQSTYAHDANGNITGYSHSLFGSLDYQYDPLDRLTQEKDAGSKNAYAYDATGNRTSRTTYSITDGTETQTAKQTLQYAADSNRLSQRSTSYAVEVDAAGNYIRYSQSRRHTYDDQGRLSSVLNSAGETMVSYVYNAFGQRVLKDVQQGSTHYPYAYFYGPDGQVLGEVKYSNTGKKTTASYYVWLDNLPIAQIDLSYDNTGSTVTNTTLTYLHSDHLNTPRLATDQGGNLVWSWQSDAFGVGQPNNHGTNIDVILRFPGQIADAHSALYYNYFRDYDPETGRYVESDPLGLEAGLNTYGYALGSPLIYVDPYGLDITNPADWPQLPSGFAECVEERRWDWGQLGPQGANEKTVVGHAGTAGNLANSAGNAAAGATGSGISSASHQTSWQHRVGSNIGQAAQKAENGRRFGPTQARISGYGKAAGRLAILPTIWEGYWDIGSMVYCACSR, encoded by the coding sequence ATGGACTTTAGGAACTACCGTCTGAGCGTGCTTGCGCTCGCCCTGGCCGGCACCCTCAGTGCTACCAGCCTGCAGGCTGCGCCACGCAACTGGAGCTACACCTACACTGCCACCGGGCAGATCAAGACCGCGGATGGCCCGCGCACGGATGTGCAGGACATCACCCGTTACGCCTACGACGCCCAGGGCCACCTGACCACCGTCACCAACGCCCTTGGCCACGTGACCCAGCTGTCGAACTTCGACACCTACGGCAACCCGCTGACCATCGTCGACCCTAATGGGGTGACCAGCACGCTCACCTATACCCCGCAGGGCTGGCTGGCCTCGGTCGGCGTTGGTGGCAGCACCACCAGCTTTGAGTACGACGCCATCGGCCAGACCACGAAGGTCACCCGCGGCGATGGCAGCTGGCTGGCCTACACCTGGGACGATGCCCGGCGCCTGACCAAGGTCACCAACAACCTCGGCGAGCAGGTGGAGTTCGACCTCGATGCCATGGGCAACCGCACCGCCCAGCGCATCAAGGACGCCTCCAACAACCTCACTCAGCAGCAACAGTGGGTGTACGACGAGCTCGGCCGCCTGTTGCGCTCGGTCGGGGCTGGCGGGCAGACCCACAGCCAGCAGTACGACCTCAACGACAACCCCACAACCAACACCAACCCGCGCCAGTTCAGCCACACCCAGGCTTATGACGCGCTGGATCGCCTCGTATCCAGCACCGACCCGCTCAACGGGGTCACTGCGCTGGGTTACGACGCCCAGGACAACCTGCGCCAAGTCGTCGACCCGCGCGGCGTCACTACCCGCTATGAGTACGACGGCCTCGGCAACCTTACCAAGTTGATCAGCCCCGACACCGGCACCACCACCTACCTGCACGATGCTGCCGGCAACGTGATCCAGAAGACTGATGCCCGCGGCGTGGTCACCACCTACAGCTACGACGCCCTCAACCGAATCACCAGCCGCCGGTACCCGGCCACGCCCACGCTCAACGTCCAGTACCACTACGACATGACTGCTGATGGCAACAAGGGCATCGGTCGGCTGACCGCCGTGAAGGACGCCAGCGGCGTGTTCGGCTACAAGTACGACGAGCGCGGCAACTTGGTGAAGCAGATCCGCTCGGTGAAGGTGCTGGGGGCGGACCAGTATGACACGCTCGGCTACGTCTATGACGCGGCCAACCGTCTGACCCGCATCGACTACCCGGCCGGCTTCAGAATCCACTACAACCGCAACGCCGCCGGCCAGGTGAACCGAGTCGGTTTCGCCGTCGGCAACGCCGCGCCCACCGCCCTGGTCAGCAACATCAGCTACGCACCTTTCGGACCGCTGAAGAGTCTGACCTGGAACAACGGCGTCGCCCTGACTCGTACCTATGACCAGAACTACCAGTTCACCGCCCAGCAGGTCGGTAACTGGCAGAGCACCTACGCCCACGACGCCAACGGCAACATCACTGGGTACAGCCACAGCCTCTTCGGCAGCCTCGACTATCAGTACGACCCCCTCGATCGCCTGACTCAGGAAAAGGACGCCGGCAGCAAGAATGCCTACGCCTACGACGCCACCGGCAACCGCACCTCGCGCACCACCTACAGCATCACCGATGGCACCGAGACCCAGACCGCCAAGCAGACGCTGCAGTACGCCGCCGACAGCAACCGCCTCAGCCAGCGCAGTACCAGCTACGCGGTGGAAGTAGATGCCGCCGGTAACTACATCCGCTATAGCCAGAGCCGACGTCACACCTACGATGATCAAGGTCGACTGTCCAGCGTGCTGAATTCTGCTGGTGAAACGATGGTCTCCTACGTTTATAACGCGTTCGGTCAAAGGGTTTTGAAGGATGTGCAGCAAGGCAGTACGCACTACCCCTACGCCTACTTCTACGGCCCGGATGGCCAAGTCTTGGGCGAGGTGAAGTACAGCAACACTGGCAAGAAAACCACGGCCAGCTATTACGTGTGGCTCGACAACCTGCCTATCGCGCAGATCGATCTGAGCTACGACAACACGGGCAGCACTGTCACCAACACCACCCTGACTTACCTGCACAGCGACCACCTCAACACCCCGCGCTTGGCCACCGACCAAGGCGGCAACTTGGTATGGAGTTGGCAGAGCGATGCTTTTGGTGTGGGGCAGCCTAACAACCACGGCACCAACATCGATGTGATCCTGCGCTTCCCTGGCCAGATAGCCGACGCCCATAGCGCCCTCTACTACAACTACTTCAGGGACTACGATCCGGAGACAGGACGGTATGTAGAAAGTGACCCGCTCGGGCTTGAAGCGGGTCTCAATACCTATGGATATGCTCTGGGGAGTCCATTGATCTATGTCGATCCCTACGGGCTCGACATCACCAATCCTGCAGATTGGCCGCAACTACCGTCAGGTTTCGCTGAGTGCGTAGAAGAGCGTCGCTGGGATTGGGGGCAATTGGGGCCACAAGGAGCTAATGAGAAGACAGTGGTCGGACATGCCGGCACTGCAGGAAACCTTGCCAATAGTGCAGGTAATGCGGCTGCTGGAGCGACCGGGTCAGGTATTAGCTCGGCTTCCCATCAAACGTCATGGCAACACCGTGTTGGCTCCAATATTGGACAGGCAGCGCAGAAAGCCGAGAATGGCCGCCGGTTCGGACCGACCCAGGCTCGTATCAGTGGATACGGAAAAGCGGCTGGACGCTTGGCCATCCTTCCTACTATCTGGGAAGGGTATTGGGACATAGGCTCCATGGTTTATTGCGCGTGCTCGCGTTGA
- a CDS encoding sigma-70 family RNA polymerase sigma factor produces the protein MAQVHGLAATFLAHAKVRIVPSVDTTALEGLLVHAWETSRARWPAVELPSESFVTHIAERLPKEQPDSPLEPILAQLSLAELYLACACVRGLPAAIELLERNYLAKLPKLLRGPKLSEALLDDVCQLTRVKLLVTTPEGPPKLAEYAGRGALMSWVHVAATRFAIKLQGAEKPSSDEDMDDIEKMIPAPGLDAELDLMKRRYHADFRQAVNEAFRALSADERYLLRLYFVDQLSMYELAELFRVNQSTVSRWLKSARQSIYEETRHRLQERLGLSPRDFQSFLAMLDSKLELSISQLLGEAHGVPPAPKPD, from the coding sequence ATGGCACAGGTGCATGGGCTGGCCGCGACGTTTCTCGCGCACGCGAAGGTGCGCATCGTTCCCTCCGTGGATACCACCGCTCTCGAAGGCCTGCTCGTCCACGCCTGGGAGACCTCCCGCGCGCGGTGGCCGGCGGTGGAACTCCCCTCCGAATCGTTCGTGACCCACATCGCCGAGCGGCTGCCCAAGGAGCAGCCGGACAGTCCCCTCGAGCCGATTCTCGCGCAGTTGTCCCTGGCGGAGCTCTACCTCGCGTGCGCCTGCGTGCGAGGGCTCCCCGCCGCCATCGAGCTGCTCGAGCGCAACTACCTCGCGAAGCTGCCGAAGCTGCTCAGGGGTCCCAAGCTGTCCGAGGCGCTGCTCGACGACGTCTGCCAGCTCACGCGCGTGAAGCTCCTGGTGACCACGCCCGAAGGACCCCCGAAGCTCGCCGAGTACGCGGGGAGAGGGGCGCTGATGAGCTGGGTGCATGTCGCCGCCACGCGCTTCGCCATCAAGCTGCAGGGCGCCGAGAAGCCTTCGTCCGATGAGGACATGGACGACATTGAAAAGATGATTCCGGCGCCAGGACTCGATGCGGAGCTGGATCTCATGAAGCGGCGCTACCACGCCGATTTCCGCCAGGCCGTGAACGAAGCCTTCCGCGCGCTCTCGGCCGACGAGCGCTACCTGCTCCGCCTCTACTTCGTCGATCAACTCTCGATGTACGAGCTGGCCGAGCTCTTTCGCGTCAATCAATCGACGGTCTCCCGCTGGTTGAAGAGTGCACGGCAGAGCATCTACGAGGAGACGCGCCATCGCCTGCAGGAGCGGCTGGGGCTCTCCCCCCGCGACTTCCAGAGCTTCCTGGCCATGCTCGACAGCAAGCTCGAGCTGAGCATCAGCCAGCTCCTGGGTGAGGCGCACGGGGTGCCCCCGGCGCCCAAGCCAGACTGA